The genome window GGGGCAGGAGTCACCTCGTGGCGGGACCAGGTACTTGACCCGGGCAAGCGCTTAGCCCCCGTGAACCCCATCTGCGCGATGAATCCCTCCTGTAAccaaataagaaaacatatgtgCGCatgctctgtgccagacacttcaCCCTTGTGCAGACGTAAGCCGGCTTTGGGTGGGGCATCTGCATTTCTGCTGCGGTTCACCCCTCAGCCTGTGTTCTGTCCTCTGACCTCGACCTGGCCTGAGTTGTGGGAACATCACAGAACTAGGACTTGCTTGCTGGCTGGAAGTGCTCAGTCTAAGGCACTTGGTTgagttgaggacatggggatgtACCGCATGGCCTCCTCTGTTCTGCAGTGTGTGTGACTTTAGGGGAGGTGTGTCTTCCTTCGGGAAATACATCAGCAGGCGACATGTAGAACCTTCTGGGGTCAGTCGGATACCCGACCTTGGAGAGGTTAAACAAGAGTTGTAACGTGTCTGgtctccttgtgtgtgtgtgtgtgtgcgtgcgtgttcATGTGGGGTGACACACAGGAGATGTACTGCATTACCTGTGCCTCGACCAACTGTGATCTCATTGCTTTCCACAGGAGACGTGGGTGACAAAGGACAGAAAGGCGGCGTGGGGCGCCATGGAAAGATTGGTCCCATTGGTTCTAAAGGTACTTCCGGCACACCTCCGCTCACGTCCCCTCGCAGGCTCACCGCCCGGGCGCGTAGAGAGCAGCTGGTGGTCGTGTTTATTTTGTGCGCTTTATGCACGATAAGCTCTGTTCCAGCCTTTGCGTTCTGGGATCGATCGGACTTGACTGGGTGCCagcaggtggggggggggcgctcCCTGCCCCTCGGGGTTCCCGTGCTGCCTGGGGGAGAATCAGGAGCCCCAGTCAAGCAGCGGAAGGACCGGGCTCCCGACACACTGTCCGTCCTCCTGCAGCTCGGGTGACTCAGACCCTCTGAGGCTGGGGGGGTGGCTCCCCGAGAGCACGGCGGGCAGGAGGGTGACAGCAGCGTGGAGGCAGTGCCAGTGCCCACGCGACCCCGTTTGACCTGCACCACCCTGGAGGGTGGGCAGCTCAGGAGACTGTCCCCAGGGCAGTTCAGGGGTCGCTCAGCATCGCCCGGCTCTTccgcgccccctgccccccattccGCACTCAGTCAGCAAACGTTCTCTGAGCCCCTGGCTCGTCCTGCGCCCGTGCTGGACCCCAGAGGGCTCAGGGTGAAGGAGGCGAGGCCCCCCAGCCCCGTGAAGGGCTCCCCCAGGTCCTGTCATGGGTGCTGGCAGCAGGAGACAGAGGCTGGGGGgcttggggctgggagggagtTTGGCTGTCGTCTGCTGTGCCCAGCGCGGAGCCCACAGTCCTGTGCCCCATCCCCCTGCCTGGGGCTTTGAGCTGTGAGTGGGTCCAGGTGGTCAGTTCTGATAGATGGCACGGACCTCCCCCGGCCCAGCCCGTCCCTGGTGGGAAGGGTCCCTCAGCCAGGACCGAGACGAAGGGTGGGGCCAACTCGGCGAGCTGCATGTCTCCTCCCGGCAAATCCGTGGGAAACACCTGCCCCGTGGATTCATTACAGAGCACACAGATCGATATGCATGATGTAGAGAGGAATGCGGGTGCTttgaaaaagcttaaaaaaattgtggtaaaatatttgtaacataaaATTTGTCACTTTAACTATtttcagtgtacaattcagtgacactAAGCACGATTGCAATGTTGTAGAACCACCACCGCTAtacatttccaaaatgttttcattCCCCCAGAGAGAGACTCTGTCCTCATGAGGTAATAACGCCCCACACCCCTGCAGCCCCTAGCAGcctctaatctgctttctgtctctatgaacttgcctgtttagatatttcatataaatggaaccatacagtatttgtccttttgtgtcttatttcactcggtataatgtttccaaggttcatctatgttgtagcaggtgtcagaatttccttcctttataaggctggataatattctgttgcatggatggaccacattttatttatcccttcatctgctgATGGCCActggggttgcttccaccttttagctGCTGTGAAGAACGCAGTGGATACTGGCTACAAGTAGGGATGTGTGTGCTTTTAACATACAGCATGTGCTCTGGGTAAATGTCAGAGTCTCACCAGGGGGCAACTTGCCAAGAAGGCCCTTACTGGGCTTAGCTCACCTGATCTGCTCCATCTCTGAGACTGCCATCCTGGGTCCTTGTCAAGATGATCCTTGAGTCATTTTCAAACTCCTGatgttgataaaagaaaaaaaaggaatcacttGGATGGAGACTGCCGAGCTCTCTCCATCCCCATCAAACGGAACATGACCCTCCAAGGATGTAGAAGTCGCTGCCCCTTCACTGTCCCAGGTCAGCTGAGAAGCTTAAGTTCTCTCAGGGGGAAGAAAGGTAGTGCTTTAGGAATCTTcctgtgattttaaaataaatatccattgtCTGATTTTAGAGCAGCTAGAAAGCTTTGTTGCCACGATTTTCTCCTATCCCTTTGTTTCATAAGTTGGAAGAAACGGAGGGGCAGAGTGGCTGAGCCGTCTGTCCTGTCCACGGAAGGCGGGTGCCCAGGTGTCCTGGTGGCTGTGCCCCTGGGACACCTTGCTGCCTCTCAGAGAGGCACAGGGAGGACCGATCTCATCTTGACTCTGTTTGGATGAGGTAACCTCTAAGGTCCATCCGTCTCTGACGTTACCTGTTCTACCTGAATTTTCTTGCTGTGATGTGGGACGTGGGGAGACCTGGCGCTGGGTGTTAAGGATTTCCGAGATGACAGCGTGTTCTAGGAAACAGGCTGGGTTTTCCAGAATTGACTTAAAGGATGCTCATCTGGTAATCTCTGAAGTCCCGTGACATGTGGATGTTCCACGTCACATAAACAGAGCCTGAAGAGTCAGTCGTCCTCAGACCATTCCTGCCTACAGTTCACCGCAGAAGGAGGGTCTGGGAGAAAGCGCAGGGCACTGCACATGGAGGAAAGAACATTGTTACGTGGACGTTTTGAACTCAGGGGACACGCCCCCACCCCTGCTTCGTGACTTTGGTCTTGCTTCTCTTTTCCAGGTGAAAAAGGAGATTCTGGTGACATAGGACCCCCTGGCCCTAATGGAGAACCAGGTATGGCATAAAGGGTCCAAGGGGTTTttagaaatgtattaaaattgcacttttaaaaagtataaatcatGACATAAAACTTAAGAGGCTGGAAAAAGCACGTGTAACTGACACGCCTTCCTCGTGTATCACACCCTCCTGTGGACTATTTCAATATTTGCTTTCCTGCTACCTGAATGTCTTCATTCCCGTTCAGGGCTGTGGTCTGCGCGCCCACTGTGTATTATCATACCTCATCACGATCCGGCTTAGATACACGCGTCCTAAAGCGCACTTTCCTCCTTTCCTACTGCGTCTCTGGGAGCGTCAGGACCCCCTTCTCCTGACCACCAGCTTCTCTGAGAAGCGCGCCCGTACTTTCTGGTTCACGTTCCTCATTCTGGGTGTCCTTGCAGCTGACTCCCCACGACCCTCCTGTCACCGTGGACCCCGGCCTAGTTCAGTGGACTTAACCAACTTCCCTGCTGGCTGTCCCTCCCTGGTGCCAGGAGACCGGGCCGCGGGCAGCCCCCGTCCTCCCTGCCTGCCGCCCTGTTGCCCcgcttcttcctctcttctcagaGGAGCTCTGCCTGctgccctttcttctttctccatgtGGCACAGCCTGCTCCCCGCTCcaaccccacccctgctcccccgGGTTCGGCTGCACCTGCCCAGCACGCACCTCCACCCTGATGTCACTCAACCCCTGTCCCCGCCAGGTTCAGGCTGTCTATGCGCAGTGTCCCCCATCCCCTGCCGGACTGTCCCCCAGGTCTGTTTGTGTCCTGTTCCCGCCACCATCACTCAGGCTCTTGTGGCCTCTCAGCCCCGTTACTGAAACGCCATCCTAATGGGTCTGGACCTTCTGGTCCTCGTCCCCACCACGTGTGACCACAGGAGACACTTCACAGATACTAGATTGAGGGGGAAGATACAGTGTCTGAGCCCCTTGGGTAGGCCCTTCCTGCGAGCTGAGGGGACCTGTCAGGTTGATGCCGGTTCCATCTCTCCAGCAAACATCAGTGCCTCAAACCTCAGCGAACTCAAAGACAACGTGTATCTCAGAAaaagttccattaaaaaaaaaaaaaaatccaatcacaCCAGCATCGTTCCAGGTGCCCGCGTGTTGGGGAGTGTTTGGGTTCTAAGTGGCAGAGGGGGCTGAGAGTTTGGAAGACGGGCCAACACCAAAGAGTGTGTCCAGACTGGAAAGGCAGGCGGAGAGCTTCGCACGATGGAGTTTCTCCGGAAGAGGCGAGAGGTCCTGCGTCTGTGCTCACAGTCAGAGCAGAGCGTGCGCGGGAGCCGGCGGCCCCTCCTGGTCCGGTGCAGAAGCCGAAGCCAGCAGCGCCACCATGGGCGACGGGCCCCCCAAACGCTGTGACGGCCGCGTGGCACTCTGAGAAGGTTCCTGCGCACGCGCGGCTCTTCGCGGCAGGAAGGTCAGGGCCCCCCGAGGGCCCAGGAGGAAGCACCTAAGCTGAGGCAGGGCGGCCACGCCGGGTGACTGAGTATCACCCCACGGGTCCAGCCCCACCACCGGCCTCAAACGTCTTGTCGTCTCTCCTCCCGCGCCGTCACTGCCCGCAGTCTCCCCGAGGCGACTGTCCTAGCCCCCTgctctcgccccccccccccgtctcgCCGCCATCCCGCCACTGATTTCCTCCTACGGCGACCAGAGCGAGATTGCGAAACGTGAATCCGACCTTGGCGCCCCCGTGAAAACCCTTCCGCTGCTCCTTGCCCTTTAGGATCAAGTCTGAAGTCTCCATTGCAGCTCCAAGGCCTTCGTGTCTGTTGAATCACCTAGCATCCTGGGGAGGGGCACCCCCTCCTTCTCTGAGCCCGCCTCTGGGTCAATCCCATCACACGCCGGGCACGGTCTCCTCCAAGGCCTTCGTGTCTGTTGAATCCCTTAGCATGTTGGGGAGGGGGTGTCCCCTCCTTCTCTGAGCCCGCCTCTGGGTCAGTCCCATCACGTGCCGGGCGCGGTCTCCTCCAAGGCCTTCGTGTCTGTTGAATCCCTTAGCATGTTGGGGAGGGGGTGTCCCCTCCTTCTCTGAGCCCGCCTCTGGGTCAGTCCCATCACACGCCGGGCGCGGTCTCCTCCAAGGCCTTCGTGTCTGTTGAATCCCTTAGCATGTTGGGGAGGGGGTGTCCCCTCCTTCTCTGAGCCCGCCTCTGGGTCAGTCCCATCACGTGCCGGGCGCGGTCTCCTCCAAGGCCTTCGTGTCTGTTGAATCCCTTAGCATGTTGGGGAGGGGGTGTCCCCTCCTTCTCTGAGCCCGCCTCTGGGTCAGTCCCATCACACGCCGGGCGCGGTCTCCGCAGGCATCCCGTGTGAGTGCGGCCAGCTGAGGAAGGCCGTCGGGGAGACGGACAACCAGGTCGCCCAGATCACAGCGGAGCTGAAGTTCATCAAACACGGTACGTGCTTCTCGGGGCGTCCCTGCTCCCGTGTCCCCCCGCCCGGAGGCAGAGCGGCCCTGGGTCTGCTCCCCGGGCACGCGTGCTGGGCTGGCGCCCCGGGCTTGCCGGGGACCCGCGAGCGCTCACCCTCCAGCCCCGTCCCCGCAGCCGTCGCCGGCGTGCGCGAGACGGAGCAGAAGATCTACCTGCTGGTGAAGGAGGAGAAGCGGTACGTGGACGCACAGCTGGCCTGCCAGGGCCGGGGCGGCACGCTGGGCATGCCCAAGGACGAGGCCGCCAACGGGCTGCTGGCCGCCTACGTGGCGCAGGCCGGCCTGGCCCGCGTCTTCATCGGCATCAACGACCTGGAGCGGGAGGGCGCCTTCGTCTACGCGGACCGCTCGCCCATGCAGACCTTCAGCAAGTGGCGCAGCGGGGAGCCCAACAACGCCTACGACGAGGAGGACTGCGTGGAACTGGAGGCCTCCGGGGGCTGGAACGACGTGGCCTGCCACCTCACCATGCCCTTCCTCTGTGAGTTCGACAAGGAGCACGTGTAGCGGGGGCCCCGCTGCTCCGGGGTTGGCGGGCGGCTGCCGGCTGCCACCGCGGGCGGGAGGCTCTGCCCGCCGCGTGGTCCCCAAGCAGGAGTGCGGGGGCCCCGGTAAAGGCTCCTTTTCTGGATCTTAGAGTATGGTGCATGCTTAGgcgaaaaagagaaaaaaaaaaagtgtttctggGCATTATTTCTGAAGAACTaaagttttattatttgtagtGTAGACAAAATGTTCGTTATGTAATTATTACTCAGAATTGCTCCTGGCTTTGTGCAAAGTATGAAACGAGATCTTTAAATGTTACAACAGTTAAGTACAAACAGTGGTAGTGAGGTCTTAGATGACTACCttccttttaatttctatatggaaaagaatcctCTTAGCTTAGATCAATGCTTCTGTAAAAGTAGAAACAATTTTGCTTTGCTGCAAACCCAgatttcaggaaaaagaaaagtaaatgctCCGAATTTGACAACTGAATGTGTGGTGTCTTCCTGTTCTCTCAATGTCTCTCAATGTCTCCTTTCTCCATGCGGCACAGCCTGCTCCCCGCTCcaaccccacccctgctccctggCGTTCAGCTGCACCCACGGCCAAATAGCGGTATTCGTTATCTATTCCTGTGTCACGGTCACCCCCAAACAGGGACTCGCGACAAAGCATCAGTGTCCCCGCAGGTCCTGTGGGGCGGGACTTCACCCAGAGCTCGGCGGGGCTCTGTCTCACCAGCCACGCTCGACCGTGAGGTTGCTGGTGGGATTCAGCGCCACACAGGTGGCTGGATCGAGGCCTGGGTTCCTTGCCGGCCACCTCTGCCCTGGGCACCTCCCCAAGGACCGCTGGCCGCCTCAGAGCAGTGTATGTGGCTGACTGAGGAGTACGCAATAAGTGATTTTAGGTCTGTTTGACGTAGACAGATAGAGCTAGTTATGATTATTCCTCATAGGGAGAGTATGAGGAAGGGGTATGCTATGTGTTCCGTCAAGGGTTTGAGCATGGATGTGATCTGTAGCATGCCGTAGCCCCCGAGTTTTAGTAGTACGGCTGCAAGGACTATGGAGCCTGTGACAGGGGCTTCTACGTGTGCCTCGGGTAGTCAAAGGTGTAGTCCGTAGAGGGGTATTTTTACTAAAAAGGCCATTATACAGGCTAGTCATATGAGGGTGTTGGATCAGGAAGTGGGCAGTGGTTGAGCTCAGGATTGTAATAGTAGGAAGTTTAAGGATCCTGTTGTGCTCTGCAAATATGTTAGTGCTACTAGTAATGGGAGGGATCCGATTAGTGTATAGAATAGGAAGTAGAGTCCTGCATTAAGTCGTTCTGTTTGGTTACCTCAGCAAGTAATGATAATAAGAGTGGGGATTAGTGTGGCTTCAAATATAACGTAGAATAGGATTAGTTCTGTGGCGGGAGCGTGCGCCCATCCTGGaaagtgacccccccccccatcactGTCTGCGTTCTGGTCTCAGAAGCCTGTCCTCAGGTCCAGCCTGCACTTGGGGAGGGGACTCCTGGAGACGGGACTGCTGGGGGCCATTCCAGAAGCTGCCTGCCAGTCACCCATGGTTCTTCCTTTTGTACATCAGAATCcccagtaaaaaataataaacatcttcatttttcaaagaaaacaggcagacacgcacacacaaagGCAAACAGCTGGGGCTGGGAGCCAGAAGGGGGCTCTGGGGAAACAGCTCTCCAGGGCTTCTCGTGTGTCTGCGTGTCTTGGGAGCGGGGCCCTGGCTGACCGTGCCTGCAGGATGTTTGTGTATCGACTACtttggaggaaggggagggtCTGCCTAGAGCTGCTGGGGTGACCGGCAGGCAGGCGCGGTGAGAGCCCAGCGCGGCTTCCTCCCCAGGGGCTGGTCCTCTTTGTGCCCTGCGGACTGGAGCTCAGGCCCCGGTGCTGTTGCTGTAGGTGCCACAGGGGCCAAGGCAGCGGCTCTGCTCCGGGGATCTGCGGGACCCCCGCTGCACCCACGGGCCTGCGCGCCAGCCAGGCAGCCCTGCCCACAGCCCAGGGCCCATGACCTTGAGCTGGCCCAGGTGCCGGCCCCTCACAGGACAGACAGATCCAGTCCCGGGGGCCTGTGCAAGGGACCTGACCAGGTGGTGACTGCGGTTGGGCAGGGCGTCCTGAAGCCGGAGCTTCTCCAGCATCGCCACGACGGCCTCGGCCCATGCGACTGCCCTCAGTCACCTGGACAGAACTGCCCTGGTTCTAGGGTCGGTCAGGGGTGCCCCCCCCCCGGGGTCTTCACCGGGGTCAAGTGCAGCCCAGGGCAAGCCGGCGCCTCCCTGGGTCTGGGTTCCTCGCTCGTGGGGGAGGAGTTGGGATGGGGCCACTTCTGTGCCCTCGTGTCGCCTCGGCTCTCAGGTGAAACCAGGGAGCCGATCCACGTCCCCTCCTGTCGCCGCCTCCGCTGAGCCCTCCTCCGAGGCTCTGTGCCAGCACGAAGCGCAGGAAAGCACGCCGGCCTTTGTCTGCGCCCGGGTCACACACCTCTACAGGGCGGTGACGGTTTCAAAGCGAATTCGATAGGACAGGCGCAGCCGGCAGGAAGCCAGAAGCACAGCCGCTAATTGAATCCCCCAGCTCGGCAGGAAGGGCCCGCGGGGTGGGCCGCGGCCCCTGATTTGCAGCGCAGGAGGGAGGCGGTCTGGTTGAAGGGAGAACCGGGATTTATTACGTGCTGCATCGAGGCGTGACCGAAAAGCTGGTGCGCGGGCCGGTCTCTGAGCCCCCGGTGCAGCGTGGGCGGAGAGGATGGGCGGCGGCGGTGCAGCCGCGCGTCCACACTGCCACCCAGCGGCCGCGGGGGGACGTGCACCCGCGAGGCGATGCTGCAGGGGTCCCGGGCCCCCTAGGCTGCCCGCCGCACTGAGGCTCTGGGGGttcctgtgtgtgtttgtgtgtatgcgcgcgcgtgtgtatgtgtgtgtgtgagagagaggtaTTGAGAGAGTGGGGATCAGTCAGAAACGGAGAAGGGAGACAGATGCAGAAGAACAAAGGGACAAAgggcagcagggaggggaggagggcccCCCAAGACCCAGCAGTGCCAGACCCTTCACTCAGCCGTGCTCCGTGTGGCTTCTCATCGAGGGCTGAGTGTGACTCCAGGTGGCGGCAGCCATGGAGACCTGACAAACAAAGAGGAGTCGGGAAAAGCATTGGTCGTCTGACCGTAGGGGTCACGGCGAGCTCTAGCATGGGCTTCCACTCCTCGCCCTGGTCCCGGTGCCCCTGCAGCACGGGGCGCCGAGCGGGGTCTCGGGGGGCTGCAGCGAGAATGGCAAGAGGGTGGATCCTCTCGGGCGGGGGACCCGCGGCTCTCCGCCTTCTTGTCCCCGGGGCAGCCTCTGTCTGTCCGTTCCTGCCTCTGTCTGTCCGTTCCTGCCTCACCCAGACTTGACAAACGGCTTCCGCGTCTGCTGCCCCGGGTGTCTGGACGGCGCGCCCACCTGCTTCCTTGGGGGCGGGTGGCAGGCGAGGGCCCAGGAGTGGTCACCAGGGGTAACCCAGTTTAATCTAGCAGATCAGAACCAAGGACAGGTGGCGTTTCTTAGCTGTAAGCAAGAAAatctgagtctggctaatgtaaGCAGAAAGGgaatttgttgaaagctttttggCAGTTCAAAGGAATTTTGGGAAGACTGGAGAATGTCTTGGGTGCTACACGGAAGGGAGAAGCCCATACACCATGCAGGGCCTGCAGGGTCCCTCTGCCGGAAGCCGGCTGCAGACAGGAGTAACTGCCCTGCACGCCCGCACCGAGCTCCGCATTCAGCATTGGGATCGAGTCTGTTTGGGTACCTAGATCTCCAGGCCAATTATGCGTGTCTGcccaggttgtgcactgcacagaTCCAGAGGCACCACACAGAGAACATTCCACACACAGTGGCTTTGTATGTGTCTGCGCCCTGGATATGAAGAAGGCTGGGAAAGCTTGCAGTTTGCAGTGTTGATGGTGGGACACTTCACAAGGATGGGGGTATCCCAAGCAGACCATATCAGGTAGCTTAAACCACCCCCAAACTTAGAGACTTTAAACAGTAACTCTGGGTTACCCATTAACTGTGATTCCAGAGGTCAGCAGCTGGGCAGTTTTTCTTGTGGCTACAGGGGCGGCGGAGCGTCCAGAAGAGCCCACCCACTGTAGCCAGCACCTCCCATTAATGCAGGATGCATGATCGCTCTCTCGTCTCCTGGGAAACCTGGGGACATGGATGGTGGCTCTAAACTTATCCTGCAGATGCCTCTGCGTGGCCCAGCCCTTCTCACCAGAAATCCTCTGTATCCTGACAGGACTAAGACGGGACCATTTAAGGCCCTTCCGAAGCCCCGGGAACAGCCTCAGAGCGGACTCGGGGCTGCTGCCCCGGGACCACCGCTCTGCGTGCTCCTTTTTCTGAGCCCGCTGAGTGGTCCGGCGGAATGTTCTACAGTGATGGAAAGGCTCTGAATTTGTGCGGGGCCGTTGGGCACGTGAAATTTAGCCAGTGAGACAGAGTGTCTACATTTTACATTTCATTGAACTTAAATTcacttacattttaatttaattttaaatagctCATGGCTGCATATCAGACAGTACAGCTTGTAGAACGTtactctcaaagtgtggtccacaggtGATTTGATGCACATCAGCCCTTTGGAGCCGGGCTCCAGGCGTGGACGTGAGGGCCGGGCAGGCTTTGCTACTCTGAGCATCCTTCCGTGGCTGTTCCCCATGCCGGGCCTGGACTCAGAGAAGCGGAGGACGACAAGGCCCTCCTGCTGTCTGGACCCACTGGAAGCAGTGGCCCCGAGCACTGTGGCTGCCGCCTCGGGAGAGGCCGTGGGTGACAGGAAATATCAGGATAGAATCACATCGTTAATTTATTGAAACACAATCTGCTACATTAAGAAGCACAGGACGAGTTTTGTTCTTAAGAATTTCATCTGGAAGGGGAGACATGTGCCCCCTGAGACCAGAGGGTCCAGTGGGAGCCGAATGGGGGAGGGCCAGGCAGGTTCtggagggggatgggggcagcCTCTCCCGACGGTTTGGTTTCATCCCGGAGGACTGGGGTGCAGGGGGGAGCAGGGCAGGCCAAGACCCGGTGAAGAGAACCCAGGAAGGAAAGTGGGAGGGGTTCCCGAGGCAGGAAACCCCTCCAGGCATCAGGGGCTCCCTCGCTCCGGCACACTTGGTG of Eschrichtius robustus isolate mEscRob2 chromosome 15, mEscRob2.pri, whole genome shotgun sequence contains these proteins:
- the COLEC11 gene encoding collectin-11 isoform X2, which encodes MKPALALIGLAFLSLLRAGGAQQTVDDTCSVQILVPGLKGDVGDKGQKGGVGRHGKIGPIGSKGEKGDSGDIGPPGPNGEPGIPCECGQLRKAVGETDNQVAQITAELKFIKHAVAGVRETEQKIYLLVKEEKRYVDAQLACQGRGGTLGMPKDEAANGLLAAYVAQAGLARVFIGINDLEREGAFVYADRSPMQTFSKWRSGEPNNAYDEEDCVELEASGGWNDVACHLTMPFLCEFDKEHV
- the COLEC11 gene encoding collectin-11 isoform X1, with product MKPALALIGLAFLSLLRAGGAQQTVDDTCSVQILVPGLKGDAGEKGDKGAPGRPGRVGPTGEKGDVGDKGQKGGVGRHGKIGPIGSKGEKGDSGDIGPPGPNGEPGIPCECGQLRKAVGETDNQVAQITAELKFIKHAVAGVRETEQKIYLLVKEEKRYVDAQLACQGRGGTLGMPKDEAANGLLAAYVAQAGLARVFIGINDLEREGAFVYADRSPMQTFSKWRSGEPNNAYDEEDCVELEASGGWNDVACHLTMPFLCEFDKEHV